From one Pontibacillus sp. HMF3514 genomic stretch:
- a CDS encoding excisionase family DNA-binding protein, which yields MYLTIKETAEFLSLPEDYIESLVQYNRIRAIHDGEQFLINKEQFNTHLEQMEKYRQQIQEYLNEPIPEDPDVKDED from the coding sequence ATGTACCTGACCATAAAAGAAACAGCAGAGTTCCTTTCCCTTCCTGAGGATTATATAGAAAGTCTAGTTCAATATAATCGAATTCGTGCTATTCATGATGGCGAGCAATTCTTGATTAACAAAGAACAGTTCAACACTCACCTGGAGCAAATGGAGAAGTACCGACAACAAATTCAGGAATATCTCAATGAACCGATTCCTGAAGATCCAGATGTGAAGGATGAAGATTAA
- a CDS encoding C45 family peptidase: MKRIYSDILQFRGTHYDFGYMQGDLLKDSLTVRNREKQWKLRKPRFTVEEQEVKDAITKYAPGVWDELRGIRDALEWPMERVLMEFGGYRLEYVRSGCSILTGENYLIRNYDYQPKTYEGRYIFFQPTDQGYAIAGPTQRITGRMDGMNEKGLVLGYNFMHRKKPGDGFICCMIGRLILESCANVQEAVEMLKEIPHRHSFSYVVYDASGETYVVEATPRGVEVRQSDVCTNHYEIMKQENRNYLKDSYKRMDAMNEKKKAISEGYQAFRLLNDTDQGVFSKQYKNWSGTIHTSAYFPQEMKTWIALGGDQEPIEFDFDEWLQGDSIPQKRIEGEVDTELPFVHMDENAR; the protein is encoded by the coding sequence ATGAAGAGAATTTATAGTGATATTCTACAATTTCGAGGAACGCATTATGACTTTGGATATATGCAAGGGGACCTTTTAAAAGATTCTTTAACGGTACGTAATCGCGAAAAACAATGGAAGCTTCGTAAGCCGCGTTTTACTGTTGAGGAGCAGGAAGTGAAAGATGCTATTACAAAGTATGCCCCTGGAGTATGGGACGAGCTTCGTGGTATACGTGATGCATTAGAGTGGCCCATGGAACGTGTGCTAATGGAGTTTGGAGGCTATCGTTTAGAGTATGTGCGCTCAGGTTGCTCAATTTTAACGGGAGAAAATTATTTGATTCGAAACTATGATTATCAGCCGAAAACGTATGAGGGGCGTTATATTTTCTTCCAACCCACCGACCAAGGTTATGCTATAGCAGGACCTACTCAACGTATCACTGGTCGAATGGATGGAATGAATGAAAAAGGCCTGGTGCTCGGGTATAACTTCATGCATCGCAAAAAGCCAGGTGATGGGTTTATTTGCTGTATGATCGGTCGATTGATTTTAGAAAGTTGCGCAAACGTTCAGGAAGCGGTTGAAATGCTGAAGGAAATTCCTCACCGTCACTCATTTAGTTATGTTGTGTATGACGCAAGCGGTGAAACGTATGTAGTAGAAGCCACTCCTCGAGGTGTCGAAGTTCGACAATCAGATGTTTGCACGAATCATTATGAGATTATGAAGCAAGAAAATCGCAACTACCTTAAAGACTCATATAAAAGAATGGACGCAATGAATGAAAAAAAGAAAGCAATTTCAGAAGGGTATCAAGCATTTCGTTTATTAAACGATACAGATCAGGGCGTGTTCTCTAAGCAGTATAAAAATTGGTCAGGAACCATTCATACATCTGCTTATTTCCCTCAAGAAATGAAGACCTGGATTGCCTTAGGTGGAGACCAAGAGCCGATAGAGTTTGATTTTGATGAATGGTTACAAGGTGACTCTATTCCTCAGAAACGAATTGAAGGAGAAGTGGATACAGAGTTGCCTTTTGTTCATATGGATGAGAATGCAAGATAA
- a CDS encoding RidA family protein, with amino-acid sequence MFKPIATDQAPEAIGPYSQAVDLGNLVMVSGQIPLDPNTQQFVSDDVKEQTEQVMKNVGAILEEAGLTYKNIAKANIYLASMDDFAVVNEVYASFLSEPYPARAAIEVSRLPKGAKVEVEAIAVKG; translated from the coding sequence ATGTTCAAACCAATAGCTACTGATCAAGCACCTGAAGCAATCGGTCCATACTCTCAAGCAGTCGATTTAGGTAACCTTGTTATGGTCTCTGGCCAAATCCCTTTAGATCCGAACACACAACAATTCGTATCTGATGATGTAAAAGAACAAACAGAACAAGTTATGAAAAATGTAGGGGCCATTTTAGAAGAAGCTGGCCTCACGTACAAAAATATTGCAAAAGCAAATATTTATTTAGCTTCTATGGATGACTTTGCTGTTGTAAATGAAGTATATGCTAGCTTTTTATCAGAACCATATCCAGCGCGTGCAGCAATTGAAGTTAGTCGCTTGCCGAAGGGTGCAAAAGTGGAAGTAGAGGCTATTGCAGTAAAAGGGTAA
- a CDS encoding trans-aconitate 2-methyltransferase — protein MEGSGAFLLNNREMMRSLEKYLSTGVEQMNTYGNELYKGAATYYSKYRPLYPSSLVRYLVKKFDLNGEQKLLDLGCGPGQLTMRFSDWCERIVGADLEPEMLAEAKRLHEELRIGNVEWFQGDLSSFMNQYDDVFDLVIMSKSFHWMDRPQVLEDLYERVNQGGGVAVIDDYNPEKQLPLWQQKLNEVIAHWYGEERRAGNTTYSHPVKSHEEVIRQSPFTLEIYRFPTFEREWTIDSIVGNLYSTSYGSKRFLGDHVESFERDVREALLAIHEDGVFTEKVDLSIKFGMKV, from the coding sequence TTGGAAGGAAGTGGTGCTTTTTTATTGAATAATAGGGAGATGATGAGAAGTTTAGAAAAGTATTTGAGCACTGGAGTGGAACAAATGAATACGTACGGTAATGAACTCTATAAAGGAGCGGCTACTTATTATTCAAAGTATCGCCCGTTGTATCCTTCATCACTAGTTAGATATTTGGTGAAGAAGTTCGATTTGAATGGAGAGCAAAAACTTTTAGACCTTGGATGTGGTCCGGGTCAATTAACGATGAGGTTTTCCGATTGGTGTGAGCGAATAGTAGGCGCTGATTTAGAACCTGAAATGTTAGCTGAGGCAAAGAGACTTCATGAAGAATTAAGAATTGGAAATGTAGAATGGTTCCAAGGAGATCTTAGTTCTTTCATGAATCAATATGATGATGTTTTTGATCTGGTTATCATGTCTAAATCGTTTCACTGGATGGATCGACCTCAAGTGCTTGAGGATTTATACGAGAGAGTGAATCAAGGTGGAGGCGTAGCGGTTATTGATGATTATAACCCTGAAAAGCAACTACCGTTATGGCAACAAAAGCTTAATGAAGTTATCGCACATTGGTACGGTGAGGAAAGAAGGGCGGGGAACACAACATACTCCCATCCCGTTAAAAGTCATGAAGAGGTCATTCGTCAATCTCCATTCACTCTAGAAATATATCGATTCCCTACATTTGAAAGAGAGTGGACGATTGATTCAATTGTTGGAAACTTGTATTCAACATCCTATGGGTCGAAGCGCTTTTTGGGAGATCATGTTGAATCGTTCGAACGTGATGTGAGGGAGGCTCTTTTAGCCATTCATGAGGATGGAGTGTTTACAGAAAAAGTGGATTTATCAATTAAGTTTGGAATGAAGGTGTGA